From Dasypus novemcinctus isolate mDasNov1 chromosome 8, mDasNov1.1.hap2, whole genome shotgun sequence, the proteins below share one genomic window:
- the PIGO gene encoding GPI ethanolamine phosphate transferase 3 isoform X4 — MTMNGDHGGDSELEVSAALFLYSPTALFRSTPPEKPEVIPQVSLVPTLALLLGLPIPFGNIGEVLVEVFSGNEDSQLHSALAQASAIHLNAQQVSRYLHTYSTATQDLQVKELHRLQSLFSKASADYQRILQSPQGAEATLQAVIAELQQFLRGARAMCIQSWARFSLVRMAGGAALLAAACFLCLLASQQATLPGFPFYSLFLIPVSWGLAGAIVYAGVLATTKLKLDPVVLGAVAALGSLLPCLWNAWAGWRARKHLATLLPIPGPVLLLLLIRLAPFFSDSFVIAEARATPFLLGSLILLLVARLHWEGQLLPSKLLTVPRLGSLTPTGPPRHNGVHALALAVGLLICLRLAGLFHRCPEETPVCRSSPWLSPLASMVGGRAKNLWYGACVGALVALLASVRLWLRCYGNLKSPEPLVLFVRWGLPVMALGTAAYWALASGADEAPPRLQALVAGASVMLPRAVAGLAVSGLMLLLWRPVTVLVKAEVSTPRTVLAPFSGPPTSQADLEYVVPQIYRHMQEVFQGQLERTKSLGPPTVAAYQLGSIYSAAMVTALTLLAFPLLLLHAERISLVFLLLFLQSFLLLHLLAAGIPVTNPGPFIVPWQAVSAWSLMAAHMFYSTGHQPVFPAIHWHAAFVGFPEGHGSSTWLPALLVGANTFASHLLFAVGCPLLLLWPFLCKSQRPQKRRQPPGNEAEARVKPEEEEEEEPLMEMRLWDAPHHFSAALLQLGLKYLFVLGTQILACALAASILRRHLMVWKVFAPKFIFEAVGFIVSSVGLLLGIALVMRVDGAVSSWFRQLVLAQQR; from the exons ATGACCATGAATGGGGACCATGGAGGGGACAGTGAGCTGGAAGTCTCTGCTGCACTCTTTCTGTACAGCCCCACAGCCCTCTTCCGCAGCACCCCGCCAGAG AAGCCAGAGGTGATTCCGCAAGTCAGCCTGGTACCCACACTGGCCCTGCTGCTGGGCCTGCCCATCCCATTTGGGAATATTGGAGAAGTGTTGGTTGAGGTGTTTTCAGGGAATGAGGACTCCCAACTCCACTCTGCTCTGGCCCAAGCCTCAGCTATCCATCTCAATGCCCAGCAG GTGTCCCGATATCTTCACACCTACTCAACTGCTACCCAGGACCTCCAAGTTAAGGAGCTTCACCGACTGCAGAGTCTCTTCTCCAAAGCCTCTGCTGACTACCAGAGGATTCTGCAGAGTCCCCAGGGAGCTGAGGCAACACTGCAGGCTGTGATTGCTGAGCTGCAGCAGTtcctgcggggagctcgggccaTGTGCATCCAGTCctgggctcgtttctctctggtcCGCATGGCAGGGGGTGCCGCTCTATTGGCCGCTGCTTGCTTTCTCTGCCTACTGGCATCTCAGCAGGCAACTCTTCCAGGCTTCCCCTTCTACTCTCTATTCCTGATACCTGTGTCATGGGGCCTGGCTGGAGCCATAGTATATGCCGGAGTCCTGGCAACTACTAAGCTGAAGTTGGATCCAGTAGTTCTAGGAGCTGTGGCTGCACTGGGCTCGCTCCTGCCTTGTCTGTGGAATGCCTGGGCTGGCTGGAGGGCCAGAAAGCACCTGGCCACCCTGCTTCCCATCCCTGGGCCTGTGCTGCTCCTCCTGCTCATTCGTTTGGCTCCCTTCTTCTCTGATAGCTTTGTTATAGCTGAGGCAAGAGCCACCCCATTCCTTTTGGGTTCACTCATCTTGCTCTTAGTTGCCCGGCTTCACTGGGAGGGCCAACTGCTGCCGTCTAAGCTGCTTACCGTACCCCGTCTTGGCTCTTTAACACCAACAGGCCCCCCAAGGCACAATGGTGTGCATGCCCTGGCGCTTGCAGTTGGGTTGCTCATATGTCTGAGGCTAGCAGGGCTCTTTCATCGCTGTCCAGAAGAGACACCTGTTTGTCGCTCCTCTCCCTGGCTGAGTCCCTTGGCCTCCATGGTGGGTGGTCGAGCCAAGAATTTGTGGTATGGAGCTTGCGTGGGGGCACTAGTGGCTCTGTTAGCTTCTGTGCGCCTGTGGCTTCGCTGCTATGGTAATCTCAAGAGCCCTGAGCCCCTGGTGCTTTTTGTGCGCTGGGGGCTGCCTGTAATGGCACTGGGCACTGCTGCCTACTGGGCATTGGCATCAGGGGCAGATGAAGCACCCCCACGTCTCCAGGCCCTGGTTGCTGGAGCATCAGTTATGTTGCCTCGGGCTGTGGCAGGGCTGGCTGTGTCTGGGCTTATGCTGCTGCTCTGGAGGCCTGTGACAGTGCTGGTAAAGGCTGAAGTCAGTACCCCAAGGACTGTCCTCGCTCCCTTCTCAGGCCCCCCCACTTCTCAGGCCGACCTGGAGTATGTGGTCCCTCAGATCTACCGACACATGCAAGAAGTGTTCCAGGGCCAGCTAGAGAGGACCAAATCTCTGGGCCCCCCGACTGTGGCTGCCTATCAGTTGGGGAGTATATACTCTGCTGCTATGGTCACGGCTCTCACCCTGTTGGCCTTCCCACTCCTACTGTTGCATGCAGAGCGCATCAGCCTTGTGTTCCTGCTTCTGTTTCTGCAGAGCTTCCTTCTCCTGCATCTGCTTGCTGCTGGGATACCCGTCACCAACCCTG GTCCTTTTATTGTGCCATGGCAGGCAGTCTCTGCTTGGTCCCTCATGGCTGCACATATGTTCTACTCAACGGGCCACCAGCCTGTCTTTCCAGCCATCCATTGGCATGCAGCCTTTGTGGGATTCCCAGAAGGTCATGGCTCCTCCACTTGGCTGCCTGCTTTGCTAGTGGGAGCCAACACCTTTGCCTCCCACCTCCTCTTTGCAG TAGGTTGCCCATTGCTTCTGCTCTGGCCCTTCCTGTGTAAGAGTCAAAGGCCTCAGAAGAGACGACAGCCCCCAGGGAATGAAGCTGAGGCCAGAGTCAagcctgaggaggaggaggaggaggaaccaCTGATGGAGATGCGGCTCTGGGATGCCCCTCACCACTTCAGTGCAGCTCTGCTGCAACTGGGCCTTAAGTACCTCTTTGTCCTTGGTACTCAG ATTCTGGCCTGTGCCTTGGCAGCCTCCATCCTCCGCAGGCATCTCATGGTGTGGAAGGTGTTTGCCCCCAA GTTCATTTTTGAGGCTGTGGGCTTCATTGTGAGCAGCGTGGGACTTCTTCTGGGCATAGCTTTGGTGATGCGAGTGGATGGTGCCGTGAGCTCCTGGTTTAGGCAGCTTGTTCTGGCACAGCAAAGGTAG
- the PIGO gene encoding GPI ethanolamine phosphate transferase 3 isoform X3, producing the protein MGDDTWKDLFPGAFSQAFFFPSFNVKDLHTVDNGILEHLYPTMDSGEWDVLIAHFLGVDHCGHKHGPHHPEMAKKLSQMDQVIQGLVERLENDTLLVVAGDHGMTMNGDHGGDSELEVSAALFLYSPTALFRSTPPEKPEVIPQVSLVPTLALLLGLPIPFGNIGEVLVEVFSGNEDSQLHSALAQASAIHLNAQQVSRYLHTYSTATQDLQVKELHRLQSLFSKASADYQRILQSPQGAEATLQAVIAELQQFLRGARAMCIQSWARFSLVRMAGGAALLAAACFLCLLASQQATLPGFPFYSLFLIPVSWGLAGAIVYAGVLATTKLKLDPVVLGAVAALGSLLPCLWNAWAGWRARKHLATLLPIPGPVLLLLLIRLAPFFSDSFVIAEARATPFLLGSLILLLVARLHWEGQLLPSKLLTVPRLGSLTPTGPPRHNGVHALALAVGLLICLRLAGLFHRCPEETPVCRSSPWLSPLASMVGGRAKNLWYGACVGALVALLASVRLWLRCYGNLKSPEPLVLFVRWGLPVMALGTAAYWALASGADEAPPRLQALVAGASVMLPRAVAGLAVSGLMLLLWRPVTVLVKAEVSTPRTVLAPFSGPPTSQADLEYVVPQIYRHMQEVFQGQLERTKSLGPPTVAAYQLGSIYSAAMVTALTLLAFPLLLLHAERISLVFLLLFLQSFLLLHLLAAGIPVTNPGPFIVPWQAVSAWSLMAAHMFYSTGHQPVFPAIHWHAAFVGFPEGHGSSTWLPALLVGANTFASHLLFAVGCPLLLLWPFLCKSQRPQKRRQPPGNEAEARVKPEEEEEEEPLMEMRLWDAPHHFSAALLQLGLKYLFVLGTQILACALAASILRRHLMVWKVFAPKFIFEAVGFIVSSVGLLLGIALVMRVDGAVSSWFRQLVLAQQR; encoded by the exons ATGGGAGATGATACCTGGAAAGACCTTTTCCCTGGAGCTTTCTCCCAAGCTTTTTTCTTCCCATCCTTCAACGTCAAAGACCTGCACACAGTGGACAATGGCATCCTGGAGCACCTCTATCCCACCA TGGACAGTGGTGAATGGGACGTGCTGATTGCTCACTTCCTGGGTGTGGATCACTGTGGCCATAAGCATGGCCCTCACCACCCTGAGATGGCCAAGAAACTTAGCCAAATGGACCAGGTGATCCA GGGCCTTGTGGAACGTTTGGAGAATGACACATTGCTGGTGGTGGCTGGGGACCATGGAATGACCATGAATGGGGACCATGGAGGGGACAGTGAGCTGGAAGTCTCTGCTGCACTCTTTCTGTACAGCCCCACAGCCCTCTTCCGCAGCACCCCGCCAGAG AAGCCAGAGGTGATTCCGCAAGTCAGCCTGGTACCCACACTGGCCCTGCTGCTGGGCCTGCCCATCCCATTTGGGAATATTGGAGAAGTGTTGGTTGAGGTGTTTTCAGGGAATGAGGACTCCCAACTCCACTCTGCTCTGGCCCAAGCCTCAGCTATCCATCTCAATGCCCAGCAG GTGTCCCGATATCTTCACACCTACTCAACTGCTACCCAGGACCTCCAAGTTAAGGAGCTTCACCGACTGCAGAGTCTCTTCTCCAAAGCCTCTGCTGACTACCAGAGGATTCTGCAGAGTCCCCAGGGAGCTGAGGCAACACTGCAGGCTGTGATTGCTGAGCTGCAGCAGTtcctgcggggagctcgggccaTGTGCATCCAGTCctgggctcgtttctctctggtcCGCATGGCAGGGGGTGCCGCTCTATTGGCCGCTGCTTGCTTTCTCTGCCTACTGGCATCTCAGCAGGCAACTCTTCCAGGCTTCCCCTTCTACTCTCTATTCCTGATACCTGTGTCATGGGGCCTGGCTGGAGCCATAGTATATGCCGGAGTCCTGGCAACTACTAAGCTGAAGTTGGATCCAGTAGTTCTAGGAGCTGTGGCTGCACTGGGCTCGCTCCTGCCTTGTCTGTGGAATGCCTGGGCTGGCTGGAGGGCCAGAAAGCACCTGGCCACCCTGCTTCCCATCCCTGGGCCTGTGCTGCTCCTCCTGCTCATTCGTTTGGCTCCCTTCTTCTCTGATAGCTTTGTTATAGCTGAGGCAAGAGCCACCCCATTCCTTTTGGGTTCACTCATCTTGCTCTTAGTTGCCCGGCTTCACTGGGAGGGCCAACTGCTGCCGTCTAAGCTGCTTACCGTACCCCGTCTTGGCTCTTTAACACCAACAGGCCCCCCAAGGCACAATGGTGTGCATGCCCTGGCGCTTGCAGTTGGGTTGCTCATATGTCTGAGGCTAGCAGGGCTCTTTCATCGCTGTCCAGAAGAGACACCTGTTTGTCGCTCCTCTCCCTGGCTGAGTCCCTTGGCCTCCATGGTGGGTGGTCGAGCCAAGAATTTGTGGTATGGAGCTTGCGTGGGGGCACTAGTGGCTCTGTTAGCTTCTGTGCGCCTGTGGCTTCGCTGCTATGGTAATCTCAAGAGCCCTGAGCCCCTGGTGCTTTTTGTGCGCTGGGGGCTGCCTGTAATGGCACTGGGCACTGCTGCCTACTGGGCATTGGCATCAGGGGCAGATGAAGCACCCCCACGTCTCCAGGCCCTGGTTGCTGGAGCATCAGTTATGTTGCCTCGGGCTGTGGCAGGGCTGGCTGTGTCTGGGCTTATGCTGCTGCTCTGGAGGCCTGTGACAGTGCTGGTAAAGGCTGAAGTCAGTACCCCAAGGACTGTCCTCGCTCCCTTCTCAGGCCCCCCCACTTCTCAGGCCGACCTGGAGTATGTGGTCCCTCAGATCTACCGACACATGCAAGAAGTGTTCCAGGGCCAGCTAGAGAGGACCAAATCTCTGGGCCCCCCGACTGTGGCTGCCTATCAGTTGGGGAGTATATACTCTGCTGCTATGGTCACGGCTCTCACCCTGTTGGCCTTCCCACTCCTACTGTTGCATGCAGAGCGCATCAGCCTTGTGTTCCTGCTTCTGTTTCTGCAGAGCTTCCTTCTCCTGCATCTGCTTGCTGCTGGGATACCCGTCACCAACCCTG GTCCTTTTATTGTGCCATGGCAGGCAGTCTCTGCTTGGTCCCTCATGGCTGCACATATGTTCTACTCAACGGGCCACCAGCCTGTCTTTCCAGCCATCCATTGGCATGCAGCCTTTGTGGGATTCCCAGAAGGTCATGGCTCCTCCACTTGGCTGCCTGCTTTGCTAGTGGGAGCCAACACCTTTGCCTCCCACCTCCTCTTTGCAG TAGGTTGCCCATTGCTTCTGCTCTGGCCCTTCCTGTGTAAGAGTCAAAGGCCTCAGAAGAGACGACAGCCCCCAGGGAATGAAGCTGAGGCCAGAGTCAagcctgaggaggaggaggaggaggaaccaCTGATGGAGATGCGGCTCTGGGATGCCCCTCACCACTTCAGTGCAGCTCTGCTGCAACTGGGCCTTAAGTACCTCTTTGTCCTTGGTACTCAG ATTCTGGCCTGTGCCTTGGCAGCCTCCATCCTCCGCAGGCATCTCATGGTGTGGAAGGTGTTTGCCCCCAA GTTCATTTTTGAGGCTGTGGGCTTCATTGTGAGCAGCGTGGGACTTCTTCTGGGCATAGCTTTGGTGATGCGAGTGGATGGTGCCGTGAGCTCCTGGTTTAGGCAGCTTGTTCTGGCACAGCAAAGGTAG
- the PIGO gene encoding GPI ethanolamine phosphate transferase 3 isoform X1, which translates to MQKVLVLLFLAWICFLFYAGIALFTSGFLLTRLELSNYSSCQELPGPRPIPWGHRGEPGACWMTSRFSRVVLVLIDALRFDFTQSQSSHIPGMPPVSLPYLGKLGSLNRILQIQPHHARLYRSQVDPPTTTMQRLKALTTGSLPTFIDAGSNFASYAIVEDNLIKQLTSAGKRVVFMGDDTWKDLFPGAFSQAFFFPSFNVKDLHTVDNGILEHLYPTMDSGEWDVLIAHFLGVDHCGHKHGPHHPEMAKKLSQMDQVIQGLVERLENDTLLVVAGDHGMTMNGDHGGDSELEVSAALFLYSPTALFRSTPPEKPEVIPQVSLVPTLALLLGLPIPFGNIGEVLVEVFSGNEDSQLHSALAQASAIHLNAQQVSRYLHTYSTATQDLQVKELHRLQSLFSKASADYQRILQSPQGAEATLQAVIAELQQFLRGARAMCIQSWARFSLVRMAGGAALLAAACFLCLLASQQATLPGFPFYSLFLIPVSWGLAGAIVYAGVLATTKLKLDPVVLGAVAALGSLLPCLWNAWAGWRARKHLATLLPIPGPVLLLLLIRLAPFFSDSFVIAEARATPFLLGSLILLLVARLHWEGQLLPSKLLTVPRLGSLTPTGPPRHNGVHALALAVGLLICLRLAGLFHRCPEETPVCRSSPWLSPLASMVGGRAKNLWYGACVGALVALLASVRLWLRCYGNLKSPEPLVLFVRWGLPVMALGTAAYWALASGADEAPPRLQALVAGASVMLPRAVAGLAVSGLMLLLWRPVTVLVKAEVSTPRTVLAPFSGPPTSQADLEYVVPQIYRHMQEVFQGQLERTKSLGPPTVAAYQLGSIYSAAMVTALTLLAFPLLLLHAERISLVFLLLFLQSFLLLHLLAAGIPVTNPGPFIVPWQAVSAWSLMAAHMFYSTGHQPVFPAIHWHAAFVGFPEGHGSSTWLPALLVGANTFASHLLFAVGCPLLLLWPFLCKSQRPQKRRQPPGNEAEARVKPEEEEEEEPLMEMRLWDAPHHFSAALLQLGLKYLFVLGTQILACALAASILRRHLMVWKVFAPKFIFEAVGFIVSSVGLLLGIALVMRVDGAVSSWFRQLVLAQQR; encoded by the exons ATGCAGAAGGTCTTGGTACTGCTCTTCCTGGCCTGGATCTGCTTCCTCTTCTATGCCGGCATTGCGCTCTTCACCAGCGGCTTCTTGCTCACACGTCTGGAGCTCAGCAACTACAGCAGCTGCCAAGAGCTCCCAGGTCCTAGGCCCATCCCCTGGGGGCACCGAGGGGAGCCTGGAGCCTGTTGGATGACTTCGCGATTCTCCCGGGTTGTGTTGGTGCTTATAGATGCTCTGCGTTTTGACTTTACCCAGTCTCAGAGTTCACACATTCCTGGGATGCCACCTGTCTCCCTGCCCTACCTGGGTAAACTGGGCTCCTTGAATAGGATCCTGCAGATTCAGCCCCACCATGCCCGGCTCTACCGATCTCAAGTTGACCCCCCTACCACCACCATGCAGCGCCTCAAGGCCCTCACAACTGGCTCATTGCCTACCTTTATCGATGCTGGCAGTAACTTTGCCAGCTATGCCATAGTGGAAGACAATCTCATTAAGCAGCTCACCAGCGCAG GAAAGCGTGTGGTCTTCATGGGAGATGATACCTGGAAAGACCTTTTCCCTGGAGCTTTCTCCCAAGCTTTTTTCTTCCCATCCTTCAACGTCAAAGACCTGCACACAGTGGACAATGGCATCCTGGAGCACCTCTATCCCACCA TGGACAGTGGTGAATGGGACGTGCTGATTGCTCACTTCCTGGGTGTGGATCACTGTGGCCATAAGCATGGCCCTCACCACCCTGAGATGGCCAAGAAACTTAGCCAAATGGACCAGGTGATCCA GGGCCTTGTGGAACGTTTGGAGAATGACACATTGCTGGTGGTGGCTGGGGACCATGGAATGACCATGAATGGGGACCATGGAGGGGACAGTGAGCTGGAAGTCTCTGCTGCACTCTTTCTGTACAGCCCCACAGCCCTCTTCCGCAGCACCCCGCCAGAG AAGCCAGAGGTGATTCCGCAAGTCAGCCTGGTACCCACACTGGCCCTGCTGCTGGGCCTGCCCATCCCATTTGGGAATATTGGAGAAGTGTTGGTTGAGGTGTTTTCAGGGAATGAGGACTCCCAACTCCACTCTGCTCTGGCCCAAGCCTCAGCTATCCATCTCAATGCCCAGCAG GTGTCCCGATATCTTCACACCTACTCAACTGCTACCCAGGACCTCCAAGTTAAGGAGCTTCACCGACTGCAGAGTCTCTTCTCCAAAGCCTCTGCTGACTACCAGAGGATTCTGCAGAGTCCCCAGGGAGCTGAGGCAACACTGCAGGCTGTGATTGCTGAGCTGCAGCAGTtcctgcggggagctcgggccaTGTGCATCCAGTCctgggctcgtttctctctggtcCGCATGGCAGGGGGTGCCGCTCTATTGGCCGCTGCTTGCTTTCTCTGCCTACTGGCATCTCAGCAGGCAACTCTTCCAGGCTTCCCCTTCTACTCTCTATTCCTGATACCTGTGTCATGGGGCCTGGCTGGAGCCATAGTATATGCCGGAGTCCTGGCAACTACTAAGCTGAAGTTGGATCCAGTAGTTCTAGGAGCTGTGGCTGCACTGGGCTCGCTCCTGCCTTGTCTGTGGAATGCCTGGGCTGGCTGGAGGGCCAGAAAGCACCTGGCCACCCTGCTTCCCATCCCTGGGCCTGTGCTGCTCCTCCTGCTCATTCGTTTGGCTCCCTTCTTCTCTGATAGCTTTGTTATAGCTGAGGCAAGAGCCACCCCATTCCTTTTGGGTTCACTCATCTTGCTCTTAGTTGCCCGGCTTCACTGGGAGGGCCAACTGCTGCCGTCTAAGCTGCTTACCGTACCCCGTCTTGGCTCTTTAACACCAACAGGCCCCCCAAGGCACAATGGTGTGCATGCCCTGGCGCTTGCAGTTGGGTTGCTCATATGTCTGAGGCTAGCAGGGCTCTTTCATCGCTGTCCAGAAGAGACACCTGTTTGTCGCTCCTCTCCCTGGCTGAGTCCCTTGGCCTCCATGGTGGGTGGTCGAGCCAAGAATTTGTGGTATGGAGCTTGCGTGGGGGCACTAGTGGCTCTGTTAGCTTCTGTGCGCCTGTGGCTTCGCTGCTATGGTAATCTCAAGAGCCCTGAGCCCCTGGTGCTTTTTGTGCGCTGGGGGCTGCCTGTAATGGCACTGGGCACTGCTGCCTACTGGGCATTGGCATCAGGGGCAGATGAAGCACCCCCACGTCTCCAGGCCCTGGTTGCTGGAGCATCAGTTATGTTGCCTCGGGCTGTGGCAGGGCTGGCTGTGTCTGGGCTTATGCTGCTGCTCTGGAGGCCTGTGACAGTGCTGGTAAAGGCTGAAGTCAGTACCCCAAGGACTGTCCTCGCTCCCTTCTCAGGCCCCCCCACTTCTCAGGCCGACCTGGAGTATGTGGTCCCTCAGATCTACCGACACATGCAAGAAGTGTTCCAGGGCCAGCTAGAGAGGACCAAATCTCTGGGCCCCCCGACTGTGGCTGCCTATCAGTTGGGGAGTATATACTCTGCTGCTATGGTCACGGCTCTCACCCTGTTGGCCTTCCCACTCCTACTGTTGCATGCAGAGCGCATCAGCCTTGTGTTCCTGCTTCTGTTTCTGCAGAGCTTCCTTCTCCTGCATCTGCTTGCTGCTGGGATACCCGTCACCAACCCTG GTCCTTTTATTGTGCCATGGCAGGCAGTCTCTGCTTGGTCCCTCATGGCTGCACATATGTTCTACTCAACGGGCCACCAGCCTGTCTTTCCAGCCATCCATTGGCATGCAGCCTTTGTGGGATTCCCAGAAGGTCATGGCTCCTCCACTTGGCTGCCTGCTTTGCTAGTGGGAGCCAACACCTTTGCCTCCCACCTCCTCTTTGCAG TAGGTTGCCCATTGCTTCTGCTCTGGCCCTTCCTGTGTAAGAGTCAAAGGCCTCAGAAGAGACGACAGCCCCCAGGGAATGAAGCTGAGGCCAGAGTCAagcctgaggaggaggaggaggaggaaccaCTGATGGAGATGCGGCTCTGGGATGCCCCTCACCACTTCAGTGCAGCTCTGCTGCAACTGGGCCTTAAGTACCTCTTTGTCCTTGGTACTCAG ATTCTGGCCTGTGCCTTGGCAGCCTCCATCCTCCGCAGGCATCTCATGGTGTGGAAGGTGTTTGCCCCCAA GTTCATTTTTGAGGCTGTGGGCTTCATTGTGAGCAGCGTGGGACTTCTTCTGGGCATAGCTTTGGTGATGCGAGTGGATGGTGCCGTGAGCTCCTGGTTTAGGCAGCTTGTTCTGGCACAGCAAAGGTAG